The Ochrobactrum quorumnocens genome has a segment encoding these proteins:
- a CDS encoding LysR substrate-binding domain-containing protein — translation MEVNAGIAVLPAYAFTALRGRGIVARPLTDPAIVREERLITPRDRDQSAATVAVHSILRNLLRQMISEIPGTGSPN, via the coding sequence GTGGAAGTCAATGCCGGTATCGCTGTTCTACCTGCCTACGCCTTCACCGCCTTACGTGGCCGCGGCATCGTTGCCCGTCCCCTGACGGATCCCGCCATCGTGCGCGAAGAGCGCCTCATCACGCCTCGTGACCGCGATCAATCGGCAGCCACCGTCGCTGTGCATTCGATCTTGCGGAACCTGCTTCGCCAGATGATTTCCGAAATTCCGGGAACGGGCAGCCCGAACTAG
- a CDS encoding DUF2130 domain-containing protein has protein sequence MHDIVCPHCNKAFKIDEAGYANILKQVRDGDFEKQLHERLELAEQDKRNAVELAQAKVASELQKTTSAKDLEIQELRAKLEAGEVTRKLAVAEALSEIEKQCDKLVNDLDNAKRDQEAMSKLAEAKLISELQKAAATKDAEIESLKARLDVGELSHKLAVTQAVSAIEKEREQLRNGLSRVELEKQLAETALKDKYETQLRDRDDAIERLRDMKAKLSTKMIGETLEQHCAIEFDRIRATAFPRAYFEKDNDARSGSKGDFIFRDMDEGASEIVSIMFEMKNEYDETATKKKNEDFFKELDKDRSTKGCEYAVLVSLLEPESELYNTGIVDVSHRYPKMYVVRPQFFIPIITLLRNAAMNSLKYKTELALMKAQNVDITSFESQLDDFKAAFGRNWRLASDGFEEAVKRIDEAIKDLEKTKEALHKSANNLRLANDKAEDLTVKRLTHGNPTMAAKFDELKPGTFGAE, from the coding sequence ATGCACGACATCGTCTGCCCGCATTGCAACAAGGCTTTCAAGATCGACGAGGCTGGATATGCGAATATTCTTAAGCAGGTAAGAGACGGCGATTTCGAGAAGCAGTTGCATGAGCGTTTGGAGTTGGCCGAACAGGACAAGCGGAACGCAGTTGAGCTTGCGCAGGCCAAGGTCGCCAGCGAATTGCAGAAAACGACTTCTGCTAAGGATTTGGAGATCCAGGAATTGCGGGCAAAGCTTGAGGCAGGCGAAGTTACTCGGAAACTTGCGGTTGCCGAGGCTCTAAGTGAGATCGAAAAGCAATGTGACAAGCTGGTGAACGATCTCGATAACGCCAAACGTGATCAGGAAGCGATGTCGAAACTGGCAGAAGCTAAGCTCATTTCTGAATTACAAAAAGCTGCTGCAACGAAGGACGCTGAAATCGAGAGCTTAAAGGCTAGGCTCGATGTGGGTGAGCTTTCGCATAAACTTGCCGTAACTCAAGCGGTCAGTGCGATAGAGAAAGAGCGCGAGCAGCTGAGGAACGGTCTTTCGCGGGTAGAACTTGAAAAGCAGCTGGCTGAAACGGCACTTAAGGACAAATATGAAACACAGCTCCGCGACCGCGATGACGCAATTGAGCGTTTGAGGGATATGAAAGCGAAGCTATCGACAAAGATGATCGGCGAGACGCTTGAACAACATTGCGCCATCGAGTTCGACAGAATTCGGGCGACAGCCTTCCCCCGCGCTTATTTTGAAAAAGACAATGACGCGCGCAGCGGCAGCAAAGGTGACTTTATTTTCCGCGATATGGACGAGGGAGCCTCGGAAATTGTTTCGATCATGTTCGAGATGAAGAACGAGTACGACGAGACGGCTACAAAAAAGAAGAATGAGGACTTTTTCAAAGAGCTGGACAAGGATCGCAGCACAAAGGGATGTGAGTATGCCGTTCTGGTTTCACTGCTGGAGCCTGAGAGCGAACTCTACAACACAGGAATCGTAGACGTATCCCATCGATATCCGAAAATGTATGTTGTCCGGCCGCAATTCTTCATCCCAATTATCACGCTCTTACGCAACGCGGCAATGAATTCCCTCAAATACAAGACAGAGCTGGCGCTGATGAAAGCGCAAAATGTTGACATCACCAGCTTTGAATCCCAGCTCGACGATTTTAAAGCAGCGTTCGGGAGAAACTGGCGCCTAGCTTCAGATGGTTTTGAAGAAGCAGTCAAGCGTATAGATGAAGCCATTAAAGATTTGGAAAAAACAAAAGAAGCGCTTCACAAATCGGCCAACAACCTTCGGCTAGCAAACGACAAGGCTGAGGATCTGACAGTCAAACGACTGACACATGGTAATCCAACGATGGCTGCGAAATTCGACGAACTCAAGCCCGGAACCTTCGGCGCTGAATGA
- a CDS encoding NADPH-dependent F420 reductase: MKIGIIGIGYIGGTLARKLASARHEVRVANSKGVDAVRPFADEIGVIAADTKEAICGADLVILSIPLLAIENLPKDLFKELSANVPVIDTSNYYPGLRDPQFADLDAGEIESVWVSRQIGRPVIKAFNNILAYSLAELGQPKGAASRLAVAVAGDDEAAKKIAMAIVNEVGFDPIDGGSLAESWRQQPLTPSYCCDFDEPTMRKALDAAVKGEAPTRWSIFINKMAALEPNSTHADRVAMNRSFAPLR, translated from the coding sequence ATGAAAATCGGCATCATCGGAATCGGCTATATTGGCGGCACTCTCGCCCGAAAGCTTGCATCGGCGCGCCATGAGGTCAGGGTGGCGAACTCCAAGGGCGTAGATGCCGTCAGGCCATTCGCCGACGAGATTGGAGTCATTGCTGCGGACACAAAAGAAGCCATCTGCGGCGCGGACCTTGTCATTCTTTCCATTCCGCTTCTCGCCATTGAAAACCTGCCGAAGGACCTCTTCAAGGAACTGTCCGCCAACGTTCCGGTCATCGATACCAGCAACTACTATCCTGGTCTGCGCGACCCGCAATTCGCCGACCTCGACGCAGGCGAGATCGAGAGCGTCTGGGTCTCCAGACAGATCGGTCGCCCCGTCATAAAGGCCTTCAACAACATCCTCGCATATTCCCTGGCGGAACTGGGCCAGCCAAAGGGAGCGGCCAGTCGACTGGCCGTGGCGGTCGCGGGAGACGACGAAGCCGCGAAGAAGATCGCCATGGCAATCGTAAACGAGGTTGGGTTCGATCCCATCGACGGCGGATCGCTCGCTGAATCGTGGAGGCAGCAGCCGTTAACACCGAGCTATTGCTGCGACTTCGACGAACCCACCATGCGCAAGGCGCTTGATGCCGCGGTGAAGGGTGAAGCACCCACAAGATGGTCCATATTCATAAACAAGATGGCAGCGCTTGAGCCAAACTCCACGCACGCGGACCGCGTTGCCATGAACCGCTCGTTCGCCCCACTTCGATAA
- a CDS encoding sugar ABC transporter translates to MIYTVECSFADPGSEAEWNDFYSLDKLPALISVTGFQTSQRFKALSGGCPVYLALHSIDGLDILMGKEYRQKGGGNFARWQQHITDWHRNLYGGIDRAPSIGEGEYLALSATGPEPLLRLGLTPSAMQAVAMEKVPEHRWLAKVERGTLPDIEHLPEGVHVYVPMTAQLTKDDEAAVGKVR, encoded by the coding sequence ATGATCTATACGGTAGAATGCAGCTTTGCCGATCCGGGCAGCGAAGCGGAATGGAACGACTTTTACAGCCTGGACAAGCTGCCAGCACTCATTTCGGTGACCGGCTTCCAAACCTCGCAGCGCTTCAAGGCGCTGAGCGGTGGCTGCCCGGTCTATCTCGCCCTTCATTCGATAGACGGCCTCGACATCCTGATGGGTAAAGAATACCGTCAGAAGGGCGGCGGCAATTTCGCACGCTGGCAACAGCACATCACCGACTGGCACCGGAACCTCTATGGCGGCATCGACCGCGCGCCGAGCATTGGTGAGGGCGAATATCTGGCGTTGAGCGCAACGGGCCCCGAGCCTCTGCTTCGGCTGGGCCTCACTCCCTCTGCGATGCAGGCGGTCGCTATGGAGAAGGTCCCGGAACACCGCTGGCTCGCCAAGGTAGAGCGCGGCACCCTGCCTGACATCGAGCATCTACCTGAAGGCGTCCATGTCTATGTGCCGATGACGGCGCAGTTGACCAAGGACGATGAAGCCGCTGTCGGAAAGGTGCGGTAG
- a CDS encoding winged helix-turn-helix transcriptional regulator: MAQEREWRCGDPQQQRKWADATTDAVRVLEGKWKIVIICQLFGAKEALRFSELERRCEGVNQKMLIQQLKALEKDGIVTRSVYPQVPPKVEYALTDMGKALGPSMAELIDWAFMRRARLAGEVQT; the protein is encoded by the coding sequence ATGGCCCAGGAACGAGAGTGGAGATGCGGAGACCCGCAGCAGCAGCGCAAATGGGCGGACGCGACAACGGACGCCGTGCGGGTTCTCGAAGGCAAATGGAAGATCGTGATCATCTGCCAACTATTTGGGGCCAAGGAAGCGCTTCGTTTCTCCGAACTCGAACGGCGGTGTGAAGGGGTGAACCAAAAGATGCTCATCCAGCAACTGAAGGCGTTGGAGAAGGATGGGATCGTGACCCGTTCCGTTTATCCCCAAGTGCCGCCGAAGGTGGAGTATGCGTTGACCGATATGGGCAAGGCTCTTGGGCCGTCTATGGCCGAACTCATCGACTGGGCCTTTATGCGCAGGGCGCGGCTGGCGGGCGAAGTCCAGACATGA
- a CDS encoding LysR substrate-binding domain-containing protein encodes MRRKIPSNSALMAFEASARHGSFARASDELALTEGAISRQIGRLEAFLGVTLFERIGNRVRLLPNGERYAFQVRETLDRLERDSQYLMGQPGDGASLDIAILPTFATRWLIPRLKPFQEQHPNITLHLAERMEPFVLTGSGFDAAIHFEHAAWTGMKTHKLFHETLVPVCHPVLLNRDEETVSLDKLPRLHRRQNPDAWQHYAQETGIALTNPAIGPRYDLHSMQIEAALAGLGVALVPRLYIESELAEGRLIAPWPDGQSISKTFCLVLPEPIRLSEGPIQVFANWLLKEACAPQPLSTFGTGLSEKHNHA; translated from the coding sequence ATGCGCCGCAAGATTCCCAGCAATTCCGCACTCATGGCGTTCGAGGCTTCGGCTCGTCATGGAAGCTTCGCTCGTGCGTCCGACGAACTGGCCTTAACCGAAGGAGCGATCAGTCGGCAGATAGGCCGGTTGGAAGCCTTCCTCGGCGTCACGCTGTTCGAGCGGATCGGTAATCGTGTCCGGCTTTTGCCGAATGGAGAGCGTTATGCGTTCCAGGTCCGCGAGACACTCGACAGGCTGGAGCGTGACAGTCAATATCTGATGGGGCAGCCCGGCGACGGCGCGAGCCTCGACATCGCAATCTTGCCGACGTTCGCCACGCGTTGGCTCATCCCGCGTCTGAAGCCGTTCCAGGAGCAGCATCCGAATATCACCCTGCATCTTGCTGAACGGATGGAGCCATTCGTTCTAACAGGCAGCGGGTTCGATGCCGCCATCCATTTTGAGCATGCCGCCTGGACGGGAATGAAAACGCACAAACTGTTTCACGAGACGTTGGTTCCGGTTTGCCATCCGGTACTTCTCAATAGAGACGAAGAAACGGTATCCCTGGATAAACTGCCGCGCCTTCATCGGCGCCAGAACCCGGATGCCTGGCAACACTATGCGCAGGAAACCGGGATCGCCCTGACCAATCCTGCGATCGGTCCGCGCTATGATCTTCACTCCATGCAAATCGAAGCCGCGTTGGCAGGTCTCGGCGTCGCACTGGTGCCGCGCCTCTATATCGAAAGCGAACTGGCGGAGGGGCGACTGATAGCGCCTTGGCCCGACGGTCAGTCGATTTCCAAGACTTTTTGCCTCGTCCTGCCGGAGCCAATCCGATTGAGTGAAGGGCCAATTCAAGTGTTCGCAAATTGGCTTCTCAAGGAAGCTTGTGCTCCTCAGCCGCTCAGCACTTTCGGAACGGGCCTCTCTGAGAAGCATAACCACGCTTGA
- a CDS encoding cold-shock protein codes for MTTGTVKFFNAEKGFGFITPENGGADVFVHISAVAFGGALQDGQKVSYDIGQDRKTGKSKAENVSVI; via the coding sequence ATGACGACCGGTACAGTTAAGTTTTTCAACGCCGAGAAAGGTTTCGGCTTCATTACTCCTGAAAATGGCGGGGCAGATGTGTTCGTTCACATCTCAGCTGTCGCTTTTGGCGGCGCACTTCAGGACGGACAAAAAGTCAGCTACGATATCGGACAAGACCGCAAAACGGGCAAGTCAAAAGCTGAAAACGTCAGCGTAATTTAG
- a CDS encoding ribbon-helix-helix domain-containing protein → MPSKHATFIDSKIKTGDYAPICEVVRVGIRALREWDAVIERWLQNYVTASYDAMKINPSPAESVDSVLDFVHGFDCAAERAHWGTISVRGYGGSDSNGEFQLMSMLKVTKWIVLGFYCGGQNWEDTLSEH, encoded by the coding sequence TTGCCTAGCAAACATGCAACATTCATCGACTCAAAGATCAAGACGGGCGACTACGCACCGATCTGCGAGGTTGTCCGTGTGGGGATCCGAGCTTTACGCGAATGGGATGCAGTTATCGAACGCTGGCTACAAAACTATGTAACAGCTTCCTATGACGCGATGAAGATCAATCCTTCTCCGGCAGAATCAGTCGATTCCGTTTTGGACTTCGTGCATGGCTTCGATTGCGCTGCTGAGCGGGCACATTGGGGAACGATATCCGTGAGGGGCTACGGAGGATCGGATTCGAACGGCGAGTTTCAATTGATGTCAATGCTAAAGGTAACAAAGTGGATCGTGCTTGGCTTCTACTGTGGTGGTCAAAACTGGGAGGATACCCTGTCAGAGCATTGA
- a CDS encoding MBL fold metallo-hydrolase, with the protein MSNLTFPTQQVGDLTITAVSDGYLHASFDFLANIDPADAARMQEKAGIKDHTSIHINCYLVRGSGRTVLIDTGAGGFKRWGGRLKTNLLLAGIHPSEIDAILLTHAHPDHIGGLMGVSGEAIFSNAELVAHHQEVAFWQDDGNLSRAPERARGSFLLARQAFDGYRDRLRTFDAGEVLPNITVVPLPGHTAGHTGYRLDSGNKSLLVWGDIVHFPQIQVPRPEVSIAFDQDALLAAETRKRLLDSVASDRLLIAGMHLRDPGFALVERTGASYRVAYKKASSD; encoded by the coding sequence ATGTCTAATCTTACATTTCCCACACAACAGGTCGGTGACTTAACAATCACCGCCGTCAGCGATGGCTATCTCCACGCCAGTTTCGATTTCCTCGCGAATATCGACCCGGCCGATGCCGCCCGTATGCAGGAAAAGGCGGGGATAAAGGATCACACCTCGATCCACATCAACTGCTATCTCGTGCGCGGCAGCGGTCGCACGGTCCTGATTGACACAGGAGCAGGTGGTTTCAAGCGGTGGGGCGGCCGATTAAAAACCAATCTTCTGCTTGCGGGCATCCACCCTTCCGAAATCGATGCGATCCTGTTGACGCATGCCCATCCCGATCATATCGGGGGGCTGATGGGTGTTTCTGGAGAAGCCATCTTCTCGAATGCCGAACTTGTCGCCCACCATCAGGAAGTCGCGTTCTGGCAGGATGACGGCAATCTGAGCCGCGCACCCGAGCGCGCCCGCGGCAGCTTTCTCTTAGCGCGTCAGGCGTTCGACGGCTATCGCGACAGACTTCGTACATTTGACGCTGGTGAGGTACTTCCAAACATAACAGTGGTTCCTCTTCCGGGCCACACCGCCGGGCACACCGGCTATCGGCTCGATTCAGGTAACAAGAGCCTGCTGGTCTGGGGCGACATCGTTCATTTTCCGCAGATTCAGGTTCCGCGCCCCGAGGTCTCTATCGCGTTCGATCAGGATGCGCTTCTTGCAGCCGAAACACGAAAGAGGCTTCTGGATTCGGTCGCTTCGGATCGGCTGCTGATCGCCGGTATGCACCTGCGCGACCCCGGCTTCGCGCTTGTCGAACGGACGGGGGCAAGCTACCGTGTCGCTTACAAAAAGGCTTCGTCCGATTGA
- a CDS encoding ABC transporter substrate-binding protein: MNTYGKLFSAALIAAALNSTAVGQVFAKTLIYCSEASPEMFDAAQTTSGAVYDASARNVSNGLIKIKRGSTELEPGLAESWEVSTDGKEYTFHLRTGVKFHTTSFFTPTREFNADDVIFTFDRQGNKENPYYNQGTWPQFGAYSFPSLIEKIEKIDDHTVKFVLTHPEATFISTLSLTFAVIQSKEYADKLVAEGRIAEFGQQPVGTGPYQYVAYQKDSAIRYQANPDYWAGKQKIDNLIFAITPDAAVRYQKLKSGECHVIAAPNPADIAEMKKDPAVEMLNKEGLNLSFLAYNIQQKPFDDVRVRKALNMAVNKAAIIDAVYLGSAVVSVNPLPPSVWGYNKNVKDDAYDPEQSRKLLDEAGVKDLKMKIWAMPVQRPYMPNARRAAELIQSDFAEVGVTAEIATYDWGEYLKRSLDKDRDGAVMLGWTGGIADPDNFLAALLSCQAIGSANRANWCNQDFEKLIQAAKLTTVQTERTKLYEQAQVVFKEQAPWLTIAHQIVQQPISKKVKDFRIDPFGGYLFEDVDIDE, encoded by the coding sequence ATGAATACTTACGGAAAACTATTTTCAGCCGCGCTTATCGCGGCTGCGCTCAATAGCACGGCAGTTGGACAAGTCTTCGCTAAAACATTGATTTATTGCTCCGAGGCATCTCCTGAAATGTTCGACGCGGCGCAGACAACATCCGGTGCCGTCTATGACGCATCGGCGCGCAACGTGTCCAACGGGCTTATCAAGATCAAGCGCGGCTCAACGGAGCTGGAACCCGGTCTCGCGGAAAGCTGGGAGGTTTCTACCGACGGCAAGGAATATACGTTTCACCTGCGAACGGGCGTGAAGTTTCACACCACAAGTTTTTTCACCCCTACACGTGAATTTAATGCAGATGATGTGATCTTTACTTTCGACCGCCAGGGAAACAAGGAAAACCCCTACTACAACCAAGGTACATGGCCGCAATTTGGAGCCTATTCCTTTCCCTCATTGATCGAAAAAATCGAAAAGATTGACGATCACACTGTCAAATTTGTGCTGACGCATCCTGAAGCGACTTTTATCTCGACGTTGTCACTGACATTCGCCGTCATTCAGTCCAAGGAATATGCCGACAAGCTCGTCGCGGAAGGCCGCATTGCGGAATTCGGCCAGCAGCCCGTCGGAACGGGCCCCTATCAGTATGTAGCTTATCAGAAAGATAGCGCCATCCGCTATCAGGCCAATCCCGATTACTGGGCGGGCAAGCAGAAGATCGACAATCTCATCTTTGCGATCACACCTGATGCGGCGGTGCGCTATCAGAAACTGAAGTCGGGCGAGTGCCACGTCATTGCCGCTCCCAACCCTGCCGATATTGCGGAGATGAAGAAAGACCCGGCCGTCGAAATGCTGAATAAGGAAGGTTTGAACCTGTCCTTCCTCGCATACAACATCCAACAGAAGCCGTTTGATGATGTGCGCGTCCGCAAGGCGCTAAACATGGCGGTTAACAAGGCTGCGATCATTGATGCAGTCTATCTGGGCTCAGCAGTTGTTTCGGTGAACCCGTTGCCACCAAGTGTCTGGGGCTATAACAAGAACGTCAAGGACGACGCTTATGATCCCGAACAGTCACGCAAGTTGCTCGACGAAGCGGGCGTCAAAGACCTGAAGATGAAAATCTGGGCGATGCCTGTGCAGCGGCCTTATATGCCAAATGCGCGCCGCGCAGCCGAGCTCATTCAATCGGACTTCGCCGAAGTGGGCGTAACGGCGGAAATCGCCACCTATGACTGGGGTGAATATCTCAAGCGTTCACTGGACAAGGACCGCGATGGCGCTGTTATGCTTGGATGGACCGGCGGCATAGCCGATCCCGACAATTTCCTTGCCGCGCTCTTGAGCTGCCAGGCCATAGGTAGTGCCAATCGCGCAAACTGGTGCAATCAGGATTTTGAGAAGTTGATCCAAGCTGCCAAACTGACAACCGTCCAGACAGAGCGGACCAAGCTCTACGAACAGGCACAGGTCGTGTTCAAGGAACAGGCTCCCTGGCTGACAATCGCCCATCAGATCGTCCAGCAGCCCATCAGCAAGAAAGTTAAAGACTTCCGCATCGATCCCTTCGGTGGCTATCTGTTCGAAGATGTTGATATCGACGAATAG
- a CDS encoding HlyD family secretion protein gives MLELLFTSFPVIIRYYQLRRRGESMTVWNMRTAVFLWAILAFFLFVVIFYFHPKSYSGLVPFRTVSTVAQTSGPVTEIAVRNWQRVSAGDLLFRIESSAQKAALKQAEAEFDRIAAAESKASDSLKVAQASVVVSSASLEKLKGDLKNAQALFAKNAGTKDTVRLAESAFQIGEADLAAAQAQLSLAQVEISQSLPAQRKVTEATVESGRVALSMTEVRSFTNGVVTQLSLSVGSPASTLILSPAMVIIPDRPDNLPLRITAGFSQVARSTIYEGMPAEIACDTNIGLSFSNTVLPARVVHVQPAISTGQIVPGGQLVELNGRAPRGSLLVYLELEHKEHEKIMLDGTGCLVQTYTNNIGGFAGHLIAATGVVKAVGLRLKVWGSLIAGIGLAGNGNH, from the coding sequence ATGCTTGAGCTTCTCTTTACTTCTTTTCCAGTCATTATCCGTTACTACCAGTTGAGACGCCGGGGCGAATCCATGACGGTATGGAACATGCGGACCGCGGTGTTCCTGTGGGCCATTCTGGCCTTTTTCCTTTTCGTCGTGATCTTCTACTTCCACCCAAAATCATATTCTGGCCTGGTACCCTTTCGTACCGTGTCAACCGTAGCGCAAACCAGTGGCCCCGTAACCGAAATCGCCGTACGAAATTGGCAGAGGGTTTCCGCCGGTGACCTACTCTTCCGGATTGAAAGCAGCGCGCAGAAAGCGGCGCTCAAGCAAGCCGAAGCCGAATTCGACAGAATTGCGGCCGCAGAATCGAAAGCCAGTGACTCCTTGAAGGTCGCGCAAGCGAGCGTAGTCGTGTCGAGTGCATCGCTGGAAAAGCTGAAAGGTGACCTCAAGAACGCGCAGGCTTTATTCGCTAAGAACGCCGGCACGAAGGATACTGTGCGCCTAGCGGAATCAGCTTTCCAGATTGGCGAGGCCGATCTGGCGGCGGCACAGGCCCAGCTGAGCCTGGCGCAAGTGGAAATTTCTCAATCGCTTCCCGCGCAACGCAAGGTTACCGAGGCGACAGTCGAAAGCGGCAGGGTCGCGCTAAGCATGACGGAGGTTCGCTCGTTCACCAATGGTGTCGTAACTCAATTGTCCTTGAGCGTGGGAAGTCCCGCTTCAACTCTCATACTAAGTCCAGCGATGGTGATCATTCCAGACCGTCCAGACAATCTGCCGCTTAGGATTACTGCGGGCTTTTCGCAAGTTGCGCGCTCGACAATCTATGAAGGAATGCCCGCAGAAATCGCGTGTGACACCAACATTGGCTTATCCTTCAGCAACACAGTTCTTCCTGCACGGGTCGTTCATGTGCAGCCCGCCATCTCAACAGGTCAGATCGTGCCGGGAGGACAACTGGTTGAACTTAATGGGCGTGCGCCACGCGGATCGTTACTTGTCTACCTGGAGCTTGAGCATAAAGAACATGAGAAGATCATGCTCGACGGCACCGGTTGCCTTGTTCAAACCTACACCAACAATATTGGTGGATTTGCAGGGCACCTCATTGCGGCCACGGGCGTTGTGAAGGCTGTCGGCCTACGCCTGAAGGTATGGGGCTCGCTGATTGCAGGAATCGGTCTTGCAGGAAATGGCAACCACTAA
- a CDS encoding amidohydrolase family protein → MVDQHLPWAYQDLTATALIGLNWFFDPAETISDRSSDRIAALGGGITVQHRMTYRANISSSNMVMQPQKQRHRLARYSRKACFMGTDATRVASYNPWVSLSWMITGKTVAGMQLYPRRNCLDRETAH, encoded by the coding sequence TTGGTCGATCAGCATCTTCCATGGGCCTATCAGGATCTCACTGCGACGGCCCTGATTGGCTTGAACTGGTTCTTCGACCCTGCAGAGACCATCTCGGACCGCTCGAGTGATCGTATTGCAGCACTTGGCGGAGGTATAACCGTGCAGCATCGCATGACTTATCGGGCGAATATTTCGTCGAGCAATATGGTTATGCAGCCGCAGAAGCAACGCCACCGATTGGCAAGATACTCTCGAAAGGCGTGCTTTATGGGCACGGATGCGACGCGCGTCGCTTCTTATAATCCTTGGGTTTCGCTGTCATGGATGATTACCGGCAAGACGGTTGCCGGTATGCAACTTTATCCGCGCCGCAATTGTCTCGATCGTGAAACGGCGCATTGA
- a CDS encoding transporter substrate-binding domain-containing protein, translating to MAQQQATPPRPLIAGVYISTPFVTKDGDRYSGMAIELWEKSAKALGRTYEYRDYPSFEALITAVENGEVEAAISNLTITKERAARLLFSQPWYDAGLRIMVANENSSGFWQVISGLENAGHLRAMLWLMAFIVLATIFLAFFYRRFDKSFPRKWHVGLAESFYEVMSVTTSGKITRPNVLGWLGRISGGLWMVCGVAVIAYVTSSVTSVMTALSLTHQINSIADLPGRTVGVLGGSVAEIYGRGLRLDVRSFAATQDAIDALDNGEVDAIVGDAPVLEYFVHSNPGSAFSVVGAIFHPDKYGFGFQHNNHLGHEVTLQILAQQETGELGVLRRKYFGNQQ from the coding sequence GTGGCTCAGCAGCAGGCCACCCCTCCCCGTCCGTTGATTGCTGGCGTCTATATCAGCACACCATTTGTAACTAAGGACGGTGATCGCTATTCGGGCATGGCGATTGAGCTATGGGAAAAATCGGCAAAGGCTCTGGGCCGAACATACGAATATCGCGATTATCCCTCTTTTGAGGCCTTAATTACAGCCGTCGAAAACGGTGAGGTTGAAGCCGCGATATCGAACCTGACAATCACGAAAGAGCGCGCCGCCCGATTGCTATTTTCTCAGCCCTGGTACGATGCCGGATTGAGAATAATGGTCGCCAATGAGAATAGCAGTGGTTTTTGGCAGGTAATCAGCGGTCTTGAAAATGCCGGCCATTTGCGCGCCATGCTGTGGCTTATGGCATTTATTGTTTTAGCGACGATCTTTCTCGCATTTTTCTATCGGAGGTTCGACAAATCCTTTCCCCGAAAGTGGCATGTCGGATTGGCTGAGAGCTTCTATGAAGTTATGTCAGTCACAACATCGGGAAAGATCACGCGGCCAAATGTGCTTGGCTGGCTAGGTCGTATTTCAGGTGGTCTTTGGATGGTGTGTGGGGTGGCGGTCATTGCCTACGTAACATCGTCCGTTACCAGTGTGATGACGGCTCTTTCGCTCACGCACCAGATCAACTCCATTGCAGATCTACCCGGACGAACAGTTGGTGTGCTTGGTGGAAGCGTAGCGGAGATTTATGGCCGTGGATTACGGCTTGATGTTAGAAGCTTCGCGGCGACACAAGACGCTATTGACGCTCTTGATAATGGAGAAGTTGATGCGATTGTCGGAGATGCGCCAGTGCTTGAATATTTCGTGCACTCAAATCCGGGCTCTGCATTTTCGGTCGTAGGCGCGATTTTCCATCCTGACAAGTACGGTTTTGGCTTTCAGCATAATAATCACCTCGGCCATGAGGTGACTTTGCAGATATTAGCCCAACAGGAAACCGGAGAACTTGGAGTTCTCCGTCGCAAATATTTTGGAAATCAACAATGA